One Planctomycetaceae bacterium DNA window includes the following coding sequences:
- a CDS encoding AAA family ATPase, with amino-acid sequence MLNELLSLINSRHTLISLASTDEATEFETISEIAKELDRNLFDWSLSRGIEVYSPVTPEPAPIAGTEKPERALQHLLRQKRPLVGCFRGLAPFTTQPLVRRLLADFVAETDGERACLILLDEESLHPRVRRLAVPWRPGLPNSDELNAIVKSTYQRLKRSLSGDVSAELKKSEFEQLVLNLRGLTRSEAVQVVESIILDDQTLNTSDLQRVIDAKRRLLESAGSLESMTIDFDISEVGGLHGLKKWLAQRRGGFTEKARQFGIQPPRGVLMLGVPGCGKSLCAKAVAADWQMPLLRLDPGVLYQKYVGESENQLRQAIQQAEAMAPVVLWIDEIEKAFASAATSSADGGLSQRMFGTLLSWMQDHREPIFIVATANDISALPPELMRKGRFDEVFFIDLPGVDARRQIFSIHLKRRGRDHSQFHLDELTDASKDLTGSEIEQAIVSGLFRAFAADRELTTDDILAAVAETRPLSVLMAERIESLRAWALNRCVPAD; translated from the coding sequence ATGCTGAATGAACTGCTTTCGCTGATCAACAGCCGGCACACGCTGATCAGCCTGGCCAGCACCGACGAAGCGACGGAATTTGAGACCATCAGCGAGATTGCGAAGGAACTCGATCGCAACCTTTTTGACTGGTCCCTGTCGCGCGGCATCGAAGTTTACTCGCCGGTTACTCCGGAACCCGCTCCCATCGCCGGGACGGAAAAGCCCGAGCGAGCCTTGCAGCACCTGCTTCGGCAGAAACGTCCTCTTGTGGGCTGTTTCCGGGGACTCGCGCCGTTTACGACTCAGCCGCTGGTGCGTCGTCTGCTGGCGGACTTTGTCGCCGAGACCGACGGAGAACGAGCCTGCCTGATTCTGCTGGACGAAGAATCGCTGCATCCGCGAGTGCGGCGACTGGCGGTGCCGTGGCGTCCGGGGCTTCCGAATTCCGACGAACTCAACGCCATAGTGAAGTCGACGTACCAGCGACTGAAACGGTCGCTCAGCGGTGACGTGTCCGCCGAACTGAAGAAGTCCGAATTCGAACAGCTCGTGCTGAACCTTCGCGGACTTACGCGGTCCGAAGCTGTCCAGGTGGTCGAGTCCATCATTCTGGACGATCAGACACTGAACACCAGCGACCTGCAGCGGGTGATTGATGCCAAGCGGCGACTGCTGGAAAGCGCAGGTTCGCTGGAATCGATGACGATCGACTTTGATATCAGCGAAGTCGGCGGCCTGCACGGCCTGAAGAAATGGCTGGCTCAGCGTCGCGGCGGATTTACAGAAAAGGCGCGACAATTTGGCATCCAGCCGCCTCGCGGAGTTCTGATGCTTGGCGTTCCGGGCTGCGGCAAGAGTCTGTGTGCAAAAGCCGTTGCGGCCGACTGGCAAATGCCGCTGCTGCGGCTTGATCCCGGCGTGCTGTATCAGAAGTATGTCGGCGAAAGTGAGAACCAGTTGCGGCAGGCGATCCAGCAGGCCGAAGCGATGGCTCCCGTCGTGCTGTGGATCGACGAAATTGAGAAAGCGTTTGCGTCGGCGGCGACATCATCCGCGGACGGCGGCCTTTCCCAGCGAATGTTCGGAACACTGCTGTCATGGATGCAGGATCATCGCGAACCCATCTTCATCGTTGCAACGGCCAACGACATTTCGGCACTGCCGCCGGAACTGATGCGAAAGGGGCGATTCGACGAAGTTTTCTTCATCGATCTTCCCGGCGTCGACGCGCGCAGGCAGATTTTTTCGATCCATCTGAAACGCCGCGGCCGGGATCACAGTCAATTCCATCTGGACGAGCTGACCGACGCGTCAAAGGATCTGACAGGATCGGAAATCGAACAGGCCATCGTTTCCGGGCTGTTTCGAGCATTCGCCGCGGACCGTGAACTGACGACGGACGACATCCTTGCAGCCGTCGCGGAAACCAGGCCGCTGTCGGTTCTGATGGCCGAGCGGATCGAATCCCTGCGCGCGTGGGCATTGAACCGCTGCGTTCCGGCGGACTGA
- the kdsB gene encoding 3-deoxy-manno-octulosonate cytidylyltransferase: MKTVGIIPARLQSTRLPRKLLLSETGRPLIEYVWRIATECSVLDDVIVATDSDEIARVVREFGGRAEMTGDHPSGTDRIAEVVRRCCDDAEIVVNLQGDEPELSPVVVSELHAALMSSDCEMATVATPITESSVVRDPGCVKVVVSDSGQAMYFSRSPIPFSRDVSIDEVLSGETASPWLLHIGLYAYRRDFLLRLTTMPPSSLELLERLEQLRALQSGARIAVAVTQHASSGIDTPQDYAAFVRRQALRSQ; encoded by the coding sequence ATGAAGACCGTCGGCATCATTCCCGCCAGGCTGCAGTCGACGCGACTGCCGCGCAAGCTGCTGCTTTCAGAAACCGGTCGTCCGCTGATCGAATACGTCTGGCGAATCGCCACGGAATGCAGCGTTCTGGACGACGTGATCGTGGCCACGGACAGCGACGAGATTGCCCGCGTCGTCAGGGAATTCGGCGGCCGAGCGGAAATGACGGGCGATCATCCCAGCGGCACGGATCGCATTGCCGAAGTGGTCCGGCGATGTTGCGACGACGCGGAAATCGTTGTCAACCTGCAGGGAGACGAACCGGAACTGTCACCGGTTGTCGTCTCCGAACTGCACGCGGCGCTGATGTCGTCGGACTGCGAAATGGCGACCGTCGCCACACCGATCACAGAATCGTCCGTTGTTCGCGATCCGGGGTGCGTGAAGGTGGTTGTCAGCGACTCGGGTCAGGCGATGTATTTCAGCCGCTCGCCGATTCCATTCTCCCGCGATGTTTCGATTGACGAAGTTCTGTCCGGCGAAACCGCGTCTCCCTGGCTGCTGCACATCGGCTTGTACGCGTATCGCCGGGACTTTCTGCTGCGTCTGACAACCATGCCGCCTTCGTCGCTGGAACTGCTGGAACGGCTGGAACAGCTGCGAGCACTGCAGTCCGGTGCTCGCATCGCCGTGGCGGTGACTCAGCATGCGTCGTCTGGAATTGATACGCCGCAGGACTACGCCGCATTCGTCCGGCGGCAGGCGCTTCGCAGTCAGTGA
- a CDS encoding plastocyanin/azurin family copper-binding protein — translation MVPILFGAGLIVQPTVFAQQHEHGDVGGDVDHHHHDHGDPPVERPRVFLDKSPRIVEYQLKRLSNAQLLLVERATDDPRYIPVYRAILVRPGLAVGMREEAADALAIMQESSVTDVLLSAVESLDPQNGDEKRVAGQLSQMLLKHPAAELSAMQQRLAQAAVSNNELARVTGMAGLIAAGNLSESNSLAGRDPAARESWLNAVTLIPDNRPLRDSVLPFLDDAQPESIRRAAINAVVAIPENRGDTFQRLAVFVSNPTLRTPAVRGLLKLPKDARDADVANTVVRTLVTFAETTPAAERTSAEFIDAMDLADQLLTEIPPELAKPYRERLRAVTVRVVRIQTVEEEMRYDTTVFAVEAGRPVQIVLFNEDLMPHNFVITRPDTMKDVALAGAALGTNPGLNGQLYVPDTPDVMYAMKMVNAGQHESLTFTAPDEPGEYPYVCTFPRHWMRMYGVMIVVTDLDEWLRNPTIPKDPLGNNRSFVKNWTIDDMPADLTDVLRGRSPEIGAKLFRDATCLGCHKLNSEGGAVGPELTDVLKRWKGDRRGILREILEPSYRIDPKYAVRVVIKLDGTTVSGLLKAEDSNSISLLVNPEVPEPVTINRDDIDEIVQSSVSMMPKALLDKFSQDEIMEILSYITP, via the coding sequence ATGGTTCCGATCCTGTTCGGTGCAGGTTTGATCGTTCAGCCGACTGTGTTTGCTCAGCAGCACGAACACGGCGACGTCGGCGGGGACGTGGACCATCATCATCACGACCACGGTGATCCGCCGGTCGAGCGTCCGCGGGTGTTTCTCGACAAGAGTCCGCGAATTGTCGAATACCAGCTCAAGCGATTGAGTAACGCTCAGTTGCTGCTCGTTGAGCGGGCGACCGATGATCCTCGTTACATACCCGTCTATCGGGCAATTTTGGTGCGGCCGGGACTCGCCGTGGGAATGCGTGAAGAAGCCGCCGACGCGCTCGCAATAATGCAGGAATCCTCCGTTACGGACGTTCTGCTGTCGGCTGTCGAATCGCTCGATCCACAGAACGGCGACGAAAAACGTGTCGCGGGCCAGTTATCGCAAATGCTGCTGAAGCATCCGGCCGCGGAACTGAGTGCCATGCAGCAGCGACTGGCGCAGGCGGCGGTATCGAACAACGAATTGGCGCGAGTGACCGGCATGGCGGGTCTGATCGCGGCCGGCAATCTGTCCGAATCCAACTCACTGGCAGGCCGCGATCCGGCCGCGCGGGAATCGTGGCTGAATGCAGTGACGCTGATTCCCGACAACCGGCCGCTGAGAGATTCCGTTTTGCCGTTTCTGGACGATGCACAACCCGAATCCATCCGTCGCGCGGCAATCAATGCTGTTGTCGCCATTCCGGAGAATCGCGGTGACACGTTTCAGCGACTGGCGGTATTTGTCAGCAATCCGACTCTGCGAACGCCTGCTGTTCGCGGGCTACTGAAACTTCCGAAGGACGCTCGCGATGCCGACGTCGCGAACACGGTCGTCCGCACGCTGGTGACATTCGCGGAAACAACGCCGGCCGCAGAACGCACGTCCGCTGAATTCATCGACGCCATGGATCTGGCAGACCAGTTACTGACCGAAATTCCGCCGGAACTGGCGAAGCCATACCGCGAACGTCTGCGAGCCGTCACCGTTCGCGTTGTTCGCATTCAGACGGTCGAAGAGGAGATGCGTTACGACACAACCGTGTTCGCCGTGGAAGCGGGCCGTCCCGTGCAGATCGTGCTGTTCAACGAAGACCTGATGCCGCACAACTTTGTCATTACGCGTCCGGACACCATGAAGGACGTCGCACTTGCCGGCGCGGCCCTGGGCACCAATCCGGGACTCAACGGACAACTCTACGTTCCCGATACTCCGGACGTGATGTATGCCATGAAGATGGTCAACGCCGGTCAGCACGAGAGCCTGACATTCACGGCTCCTGACGAACCGGGCGAATATCCCTACGTCTGCACATTTCCGCGGCACTGGATGCGAATGTACGGCGTGATGATCGTGGTGACGGATCTCGACGAATGGCTGAGGAACCCGACGATTCCCAAAGATCCGCTGGGCAACAATCGATCATTCGTGAAGAACTGGACGATCGACGATATGCCGGCGGATCTGACCGACGTGCTGCGCGGTCGCAGTCCGGAAATCGGCGCGAAGCTGTTTCGCGACGCAACGTGCCTGGGCTGCCACAAACTGAACAGCGAAGGCGGGGCCGTCGGCCCGGAACTCACCGATGTTCTGAAGCGCTGGAAAGGCGATCGGCGCGGAATCCTTCGCGAGATACTGGAACCGTCATACCGGATCGACCCGAAGTACGCGGTCCGAGTTGTGATTAAGCTGGATGGAACGACCGTGTCCGGCCTGTTGAAAGCGGAAGACAGCAACTCGATTTCGCTGCTGGTCAATCCGGAAGTGCCGGAGCCGGTCACGATCAACAGGGACGATATCGACGAAATTGTTCAGTCATCCGTTTCCATGATGCCCAAAGCGCTGCTGGATAAGTTTTCTCAGGATGAAATCATGGAAATTCTCAGCTATATCACGCCATGA
- a CDS encoding APC family permease — MLHAVALGLGSIFGTGVYFGILEVSQISGSAILWCVAAAGLLAACNALSSAQLAAVHPVSGGTYEYGYRLLSPRMGFAAGWMFLCAKSASAATATLAIAQYLTDAAKLATSLHLPIAFGVLLLMVAVVLSGIRRSAWLNLLLVLLTVGGLGVFCVAVFSTQIPDVSVMLRPPPITSLSDLFRASALMFVAYTGYGRVATLGEEITEPARNIPRAIIGTLLCSLVVYGIVAVAVFFASAGSTHPAAESLALLAEGTASRTGLGIITFGAVSAMLGVLLNLILGLSRVVLAMARRGDLPDKFGQVASTNSQPVPAILLVGVIIGSLIAIGSPGRTWSLSALHGAAVLWPDKPRCAAA; from the coding sequence GTGCTTCACGCTGTTGCGCTCGGGCTGGGATCGATCTTCGGAACGGGAGTCTACTTCGGTATCCTCGAAGTTTCGCAGATCAGCGGATCCGCGATCCTGTGGTGCGTGGCCGCCGCGGGTTTGCTGGCCGCGTGCAACGCGTTAAGCAGTGCTCAGTTGGCGGCCGTTCATCCGGTCAGCGGCGGGACGTACGAATACGGATACCGGTTGTTGTCGCCGCGAATGGGGTTTGCCGCCGGATGGATGTTTCTGTGTGCCAAGTCTGCGTCCGCCGCGACAGCCACGCTGGCGATCGCTCAATACCTGACCGATGCCGCGAAACTTGCGACATCGCTGCACCTGCCGATCGCGTTCGGCGTGCTGCTGCTGATGGTCGCCGTCGTGTTGAGCGGAATTCGCCGCAGTGCGTGGCTGAACCTGTTGCTGGTGTTGCTGACTGTCGGCGGGCTGGGCGTTTTTTGCGTGGCCGTTTTTTCGACGCAGATTCCGGATGTGTCCGTCATGCTGCGACCTCCGCCGATCACCAGCCTGTCTGATCTGTTCCGGGCTTCGGCACTGATGTTTGTGGCGTACACGGGATACGGCCGAGTCGCGACGCTTGGTGAAGAAATCACTGAACCCGCTCGCAATATCCCGCGAGCCATCATCGGCACGCTGCTGTGTTCGCTGGTGGTTTACGGAATCGTCGCGGTTGCGGTGTTTTTTGCGTCTGCCGGATCAACTCATCCGGCGGCTGAATCGCTCGCTCTGCTGGCGGAGGGCACGGCGTCACGAACTGGCCTTGGCATCATCACGTTCGGCGCCGTGAGCGCCATGCTGGGAGTTCTGCTGAACCTGATTCTGGGACTGTCACGAGTCGTGCTGGCGATGGCGCGGCGCGGAGACCTTCCCGACAAATTCGGACAGGTAGCGTCCACCAATTCGCAACCGGTGCCCGCGATTCTGCTGGTGGGAGTCATCATCGGAAGCCTGATCGCGATCGGCAGTCCGGGACGGACATGGTCGCTGAGCGCCCTTCACGGTGCTGCTGTATTATGGCCTGACAAACCTCGCTGCGCTGCGGCTTGA
- a CDS encoding GNAT family N-acetyltransferase — protein MTIEFRETTDLPAQSVLALYRSNHWSSAEKPEQLLRGLKNSHALVTAWDGEALVGLANSLSDGFLVVYYSHVLVHPEYRQQGVGRELMSRLMKRYEGFHQQVLIADSNAQAFFRSLGFVPAGETRSMWIFDGSEH, from the coding sequence TTGACGATCGAATTTCGCGAAACGACAGATCTTCCGGCACAGTCCGTCCTGGCGCTGTACCGATCGAATCACTGGTCATCGGCCGAAAAGCCGGAACAGTTGCTTCGCGGCCTGAAGAATTCGCACGCGCTGGTAACGGCCTGGGACGGAGAAGCTCTTGTCGGACTGGCGAATTCGCTCTCCGATGGTTTTCTGGTCGTGTACTACTCTCACGTGCTGGTCCATCCAGAATATCGCCAGCAGGGTGTCGGCCGAGAGCTGATGTCGCGGCTGATGAAACGATACGAAGGATTCCACCAGCAGGTACTGATCGCGGATTCGAACGCTCAGGCATTCTTCCGATCGCTGGGCTTTGTTCCGGCCGGGGAAACACGGTCGATGTGGATATTTGACGGCAGCGAACACTGA
- a CDS encoding WbqC family protein: MRLGMMQPYFFPYLGYFALIAATDRWVVFDTAQYIRRGWVNRNRVLSTGAAGWKYVRVPVASGPRSRRIGDVQIAGDSGWREDMLRHLDCYRLRRAPYFDETHAFLAATLNNCGRSLCDTLVQCQSETCRFVGLKFRPEIFSQTALSHIEVTSPGGWALEVSRQLGAERYVNPPGGRGIFDVDQFEAAGVSLQILNHRLPRYDQGQSDFLPGLSIIDVLMWNGRERTRAMIDDYDIETLTSVHASRAA, encoded by the coding sequence ATGCGACTCGGAATGATGCAGCCCTATTTCTTCCCGTATCTCGGCTACTTCGCGCTGATTGCCGCGACGGATCGCTGGGTTGTGTTTGACACGGCTCAGTACATTCGACGCGGCTGGGTGAATCGTAATCGAGTCCTGTCGACGGGTGCTGCAGGCTGGAAGTACGTCCGCGTGCCGGTGGCTTCAGGTCCGCGCAGTCGACGGATCGGTGACGTTCAGATCGCCGGAGATTCCGGCTGGCGCGAAGACATGCTGCGGCATCTCGACTGCTACCGTCTGCGGCGTGCTCCGTATTTCGACGAAACACACGCATTTCTGGCCGCGACGCTGAACAACTGCGGAAGGTCGCTGTGCGACACACTGGTTCAGTGCCAGAGTGAAACGTGTCGTTTCGTCGGATTAAAATTTCGGCCCGAGATCTTTTCGCAAACGGCGCTGTCGCACATCGAGGTCACGTCGCCGGGCGGCTGGGCTCTGGAAGTGTCACGACAGCTCGGCGCGGAACGGTACGTCAATCCGCCCGGCGGCCGCGGAATCTTTGACGTCGATCAGTTTGAAGCGGCCGGAGTCTCGCTGCAGATCCTGAACCATCGGCTGCCGCGCTACGATCAGGGCCAATCGGACTTCCTTCCCGGACTGTCGATCATTGACGTGCTGATGTGGAACGGTCGCGAACGCACGCGGGCGATGATTGACGACTACGACATCGAAACGCTGACCTCCGTGCATGCCAGCCGGGCAGCGTAG